The proteins below are encoded in one region of Sideroxydans lithotrophicus ES-1:
- the ribH gene encoding 6,7-dimethyl-8-ribityllumazine synthase encodes MKEIEQNLSGKGLRIGIVQSRFNEVVCEGLLAACRAQLVQSGVSESDITLANVPGALEIPLVLQTMAQSKKFDALIALGAVIRGDTYHFEVVSNESARGVGEVQLHTGVPVANAILTTDTDEQAEVRMNVKGAEAALVAIEMVHLLKALA; translated from the coding sequence ATGAAAGAGATCGAACAGAACCTGAGCGGCAAAGGCCTGCGCATCGGCATCGTGCAGAGTCGTTTCAACGAAGTGGTGTGCGAAGGCCTGCTGGCGGCATGCCGCGCACAACTGGTGCAGAGCGGCGTGAGCGAGAGCGACATCACGCTGGCCAATGTTCCCGGCGCGCTGGAGATCCCGCTGGTGCTGCAAACCATGGCGCAAAGCAAGAAGTTCGATGCCCTCATCGCGTTGGGAGCCGTGATACGCGGCGATACCTATCACTTCGAAGTCGTCTCCAATGAGTCTGCGCGCGGCGTGGGCGAGGTGCAGCTGCACACCGGCGTGCCGGTCGCCAATGCCATCCTCACCACGGATACCGACGAGCAGGCCGAGGTGCGCATGAACGTGAAGGGGGCGGAAGCCGCGCTGGTCGCCATCGAAATGGTGCACCTGCTGAAAGCGCTCGCATGA
- the thiL gene encoding thiamine-phosphate kinase has product MSEFDLIQRFFTRATPGAILGVGDDAALLHVAEGMELAVSTDMLVSGTHFLPDADPFLLGHKTLAVNLSDLAAMGAVPRWATLALSLPAADTDWLQRFSTGFFALADEHGVELVGGDTTRGPLCLSVTIMGEVPRGKALRRSGAEAGDDIWVSGMLGHAALGLAHLQGRTELPEDVRVCCLAALHQPQPRVALGLALRDIASSAIDISDGLLADLGHILERSHAGAEVKFDEIPTGIARAIDEPLFRHCVLSGGDDYELCFTACAAKRSEIEAVAKRLGLPLTRIGKIVTGQGCTVRSAKDGVMTIKESGYDHFA; this is encoded by the coding sequence TTGTCGGAGTTCGATCTCATCCAGCGCTTCTTTACCCGCGCAACGCCGGGCGCGATCCTCGGAGTGGGAGACGATGCAGCACTGCTGCATGTAGCCGAAGGGATGGAGCTGGCTGTCTCCACCGACATGCTGGTGAGCGGCACGCACTTCCTGCCCGATGCCGATCCATTCCTGTTGGGGCATAAGACCCTGGCGGTGAACCTCTCCGATCTGGCGGCCATGGGTGCAGTCCCGCGCTGGGCGACACTGGCCCTGTCGTTGCCCGCTGCCGACACAGACTGGTTGCAACGATTCAGTACAGGTTTCTTTGCCTTGGCCGACGAGCACGGCGTCGAACTGGTCGGCGGCGATACCACGCGCGGCCCGCTCTGCCTGAGCGTCACTATCATGGGTGAAGTGCCCAGAGGCAAGGCCTTGCGCCGCAGCGGAGCGGAGGCTGGCGACGATATCTGGGTGTCGGGCATGCTGGGGCATGCTGCATTGGGCCTGGCGCACCTGCAGGGCAGGACAGAGCTGCCCGAAGATGTCCGTGTTTGCTGCCTTGCAGCCTTGCACCAGCCGCAGCCGCGCGTTGCACTCGGCTTGGCGTTGCGCGATATCGCCAGCAGTGCCATCGATATTTCCGACGGCTTGCTGGCCGACCTCGGCCATATCCTGGAGCGTTCGCATGCAGGCGCCGAGGTGAAGTTTGATGAGATACCGACCGGCATCGCACGCGCTATCGATGAGCCGCTGTTTCGCCATTGCGTGTTATCCGGCGGTGACGATTACGAATTGTGTTTCACTGCCTGCGCGGCAAAACGCAGCGAGATCGAGGCCGTCGCAAAGCGGCTGGGATTGCCGCTAACGCGCATCGGCAAGATCGTTACAGGACAAGGATGCACCGTGCGTTCGGCTAAAGACGGTGTGATGACGATAAAGGAAAGCGGATATGACCACTTCGCATGA
- a CDS encoding phosphatidylglycerophosphatase A family protein translates to MTTSHDQLRFQPDWRFLFSHPAHFLSFGFGAGLFPRSPGTAGTLVAFPMYWYLAPRLTDAMFILVLIWTFAFGVWICDKTGKALGVADYGGIVWDEIVAFLLVLFFTPPDLAWQALAFLLFRFFDIVKPQPIRHFDQTWHGGLGVMFDDILAAGYALLCLAMLKSFL, encoded by the coding sequence ATGACCACTTCGCATGATCAGCTGAGATTCCAGCCGGACTGGCGCTTCCTGTTCAGTCATCCGGCCCATTTCTTGTCCTTCGGTTTCGGTGCGGGCCTGTTCCCGCGTTCGCCCGGTACGGCAGGTACGCTGGTCGCCTTCCCGATGTATTGGTACCTGGCGCCGCGCCTGACCGATGCGATGTTCATCCTCGTGCTGATCTGGACTTTCGCTTTCGGTGTATGGATATGCGACAAGACCGGCAAGGCGCTGGGGGTGGCCGACTACGGCGGCATCGTCTGGGATGAGATCGTCGCCTTCCTGCTGGTGCTGTTCTTCACGCCGCCGGATTTGGCATGGCAAGCACTGGCCTTCCTGCTGTTCCGCTTTTTCGATATCGTCAAACCGCAGCCCATCCGCCATTTCGACCAGACCTGGCATGGCGGCCTGGGCGTGATGTTCGACGATATCCTCGCGGCTGGATATGCCCTGCTGTGTCTGGCAATGTTAAAAAGCTTTCTATGA
- the ribBA gene encoding bifunctional 3,4-dihydroxy-2-butanone-4-phosphate synthase/GTP cyclohydrolase II, translating to MTDIAPITEIIEEIRAGRMVVLVDEEDRENEGDLLFAAEFVTPEAINFMIRHARGLVCLTLTEERCRQLGISHMARDNKSPLGTNFTVSIEAAEGVTTGISASDRSTTIRAAVKRDAGPADIVQPGHIFPIMARPGGVLVRAGHTEAGCDLAQMAGVTPAAVICEIIKEDGEMARLPDLIPFAKEHGLKIGTIADLIEYRIHNETLVERVARRAVQTAYGEFDLVTYTDKTTQRTHLALVKGDIKPQTETVVRVHEPLSALDFLEQVSLPNTTSVHDALNKISQSEAGVLVLMHHTETSANLLERAAAKPEAHHAQWDPRSYGIGAQILRDLKVGKMCLIATPRKLPSMAGFGLEVVRYCQCREEK from the coding sequence ATGACTGACATAGCACCGATAACAGAAATCATAGAAGAGATCCGCGCCGGACGCATGGTCGTGCTGGTGGACGAAGAGGACCGCGAGAATGAAGGCGATCTGCTGTTCGCTGCCGAGTTCGTCACGCCCGAAGCCATCAATTTCATGATTCGCCATGCGCGCGGCCTGGTTTGCCTGACGCTGACCGAAGAACGCTGCCGCCAGCTCGGCATTTCGCACATGGCACGCGACAACAAGAGTCCGCTCGGCACCAATTTCACTGTTTCCATCGAGGCTGCTGAAGGAGTGACCACCGGTATTTCTGCTTCAGACCGTTCCACCACCATCCGGGCTGCGGTGAAAAGGGATGCAGGTCCGGCGGACATCGTCCAGCCAGGGCACATCTTTCCGATCATGGCGCGACCGGGCGGCGTGCTGGTACGTGCCGGACATACCGAAGCAGGCTGCGACCTGGCGCAGATGGCCGGAGTGACGCCGGCAGCGGTGATCTGCGAGATCATCAAGGAAGACGGCGAGATGGCCCGTCTGCCGGACCTGATCCCGTTCGCCAAGGAGCACGGCCTGAAGATCGGCACCATCGCCGACCTGATCGAATACCGCATCCATAACGAAACGCTGGTCGAACGCGTTGCGCGCCGCGCGGTGCAGACCGCCTACGGCGAATTCGATCTGGTGACCTACACGGACAAGACCACGCAGCGCACCCATCTGGCACTGGTGAAGGGCGATATCAAACCGCAGACCGAGACCGTGGTGCGCGTGCACGAGCCGTTGTCGGCGCTGGATTTCCTCGAGCAGGTCAGTCTGCCCAATACCACCAGCGTGCACGATGCGCTGAACAAGATCAGCCAGTCTGAAGCGGGCGTGCTGGTGCTGATGCATCACACCGAAACTTCGGCGAACCTGCTGGAGCGCGCTGCAGCCAAACCCGAGGCGCACCATGCCCAGTGGGATCCGCGCAGTTACGGCATCGGTGCACAGATCCTGCGCGACCTCAAGGTCGGCAAGATGTGCCTCATCGCCACCCCGCGCAAATTGCCCAGCATGGCCGGCTTTGGACTGGAAGTGGTGCGTTACTGTCAATGCAGGGAAGAGAAATGA
- the ribD gene encoding bifunctional diaminohydroxyphosphoribosylaminopyrimidine deaminase/5-amino-6-(5-phosphoribosylamino)uracil reductase RibD encodes MNAADSQWMALALRLAEQGLYTTSPNPRVGCVLVKQHEVVGTGWHERAGEPHAEVHALRAAGKSAKGATAYVTLEPCSHHGRTPPCADALVAAGIKRVVAAMQDPNPQVAGQGIARLRAAGIGVECGLMEVAARELNIGFVSRMTRGIPWVRSKVAASLDGRTALANGSSKWITGEAARCDVQHWRARSCAVLTGIGTVLADDPQLNVREMPAARQPLRVVLDSELRISSQAEILRNGHALVYTACTVDAKLKALSARGAEVVTLAGLDGKVDLFAVMRDLARRGINEVLVEAGRELNGALLKAGLVDEMVLYLAPQLLGDAARGLAELGELTQLQQRVPLQWQDVRQVGSDLRIVAKISREK; translated from the coding sequence ATGAACGCAGCCGACAGCCAGTGGATGGCTCTGGCGCTGCGCCTTGCAGAACAAGGTTTGTACACGACAAGCCCGAACCCGCGGGTCGGCTGCGTGCTGGTGAAGCAGCATGAGGTCGTCGGCACAGGCTGGCACGAACGTGCCGGCGAACCCCATGCCGAGGTCCATGCCTTGCGTGCGGCAGGGAAATCGGCAAAAGGTGCGACAGCTTACGTCACGCTGGAGCCGTGCAGTCACCACGGGCGTACACCGCCCTGCGCGGATGCGCTGGTCGCGGCGGGCATCAAGCGCGTCGTAGCGGCGATGCAAGATCCGAACCCGCAAGTGGCAGGGCAAGGCATTGCAAGGTTGCGTGCAGCCGGGATAGGGGTTGAATGCGGCCTGATGGAGGTCGCGGCGCGCGAACTCAATATCGGCTTCGTTTCACGCATGACGCGCGGCATACCCTGGGTGCGCAGCAAGGTTGCGGCAAGCCTGGACGGGCGCACCGCGCTGGCGAACGGCAGCAGCAAATGGATCACCGGCGAGGCGGCCCGGTGCGACGTGCAGCATTGGCGGGCGCGATCCTGCGCAGTCCTCACCGGAATCGGTACCGTGCTGGCAGACGACCCGCAGCTCAACGTCCGGGAGATGCCAGCAGCGCGTCAGCCTCTGCGCGTGGTGCTGGACAGCGAGTTGCGCATATCTTCACAGGCTGAAATATTGCGCAACGGGCACGCGCTGGTCTACACCGCATGCACTGTGGATGCCAAGCTTAAAGCATTGTCGGCTCGGGGTGCGGAAGTGGTGACGCTGGCGGGGCTGGATGGGAAGGTGGACTTGTTTGCCGTGATGCGTGACCTGGCCCGCCGAGGCATCAACGAGGTGCTCGTCGAGGCAGGGCGCGAATTGAATGGCGCTTTGCTCAAGGCGGGGCTGGTGGACGAAATGGTTCTGTATCTCGCGCCGCAATTGTTGGGCGATGCGGCACGCGGATTGGCCGAACTGGGCGAGTTGACGCAATTGCAGCAGCGTGTGCCGTTGCAGTGGCAGGATGTACGGCAAGTGGGCAGTGATTTGCGCATCGTTGCAAAAATTTCCAGGGAGAAATGA
- a CDS encoding thermonuclease family protein encodes MRIVAVLCCCLALSAQAETFSARVIAVMDGDTVMVLRQGQRIKIRLANIDAPEKDQPFGPQSRDSMLEMVDKKQVQVDSQAVDQYGRIVGLLSVNGLSVNQAQVKRGMAWEYSHYHSDKTYLALQSEAQRLRLGLWSQAQPVPPWQWRELHPSVLPAGQIQSGQYGARSHAAPVKQYDASCDKKHLCSQMESCEEANFYFMHCGIKTLDGNHDGMPCESLCEKKD; translated from the coding sequence ATGAGAATCGTCGCAGTGCTGTGCTGTTGCCTTGCGCTGAGCGCACAGGCGGAGACTTTCAGCGCCAGAGTGATCGCGGTGATGGACGGCGATACCGTCATGGTGTTGCGGCAGGGGCAAAGGATCAAGATCCGCCTGGCCAACATCGATGCGCCGGAAAAAGACCAGCCTTTCGGCCCGCAATCGCGTGACTCGATGCTGGAAATGGTGGACAAGAAGCAAGTCCAGGTCGACAGCCAGGCCGTGGATCAATACGGGCGCATCGTCGGCCTGCTTTCGGTGAATGGACTCAGCGTCAATCAGGCGCAGGTGAAGCGCGGCATGGCCTGGGAGTATTCGCATTACCACTCCGACAAGACCTACCTCGCCCTGCAAAGCGAAGCACAGCGATTGCGGCTTGGCTTATGGTCGCAGGCACAACCGGTCCCGCCGTGGCAGTGGCGGGAACTCCACCCTTCCGTGCTGCCTGCCGGGCAAATCCAGTCCGGACAATACGGTGCGCGCAGCCATGCAGCTCCGGTGAAGCAGTACGATGCAAGTTGCGACAAGAAGCATCTTTGTTCGCAGATGGAATCATGCGAAGAAGCGAATTTCTACTTCATGCATTGCGGTATAAAGACCCTGGACGGAAATCACGACGGCATGCCGTGCGAGAGCCTGTGCGAAAAAAAGGACTGA
- a CDS encoding riboflavin synthase — translation MFSGIVADVGLIRTAQDREGGLRLTVITETLGMDDVQLGDSIAVNGVCLTVVKIDGNDFTVDVSRETLNCTIGLERQGGHVNLEKALRLSDRLGGHLVSGHVDGVGEVVAFNDIGESWRLVVRAPQQLAKYIAVKGSITINGVSLTVNQVSGSEFEVNLIPHTLEVTTLNELQVGTKVNLEIDLIARYVERMLTADAK, via the coding sequence ATGTTCAGCGGAATCGTGGCTGATGTCGGCCTTATCAGAACGGCGCAGGACCGGGAGGGCGGTTTGCGCCTGACTGTGATAACCGAAACGCTGGGGATGGATGACGTGCAGCTTGGCGACAGTATCGCGGTGAACGGCGTTTGCCTCACTGTGGTAAAGATCGACGGCAACGATTTCACTGTGGATGTTTCGCGCGAGACCCTGAACTGCACCATCGGCCTGGAAAGACAGGGTGGTCACGTCAATCTGGAGAAGGCACTGCGCTTGTCCGACAGGTTGGGCGGACATCTGGTCAGCGGCCATGTGGATGGCGTGGGCGAGGTGGTGGCTTTCAACGACATCGGCGAAAGCTGGCGCCTGGTTGTGCGTGCGCCGCAGCAGCTGGCAAAGTACATCGCGGTGAAGGGTTCCATCACCATCAATGGCGTGAGTCTGACGGTGAACCAGGTTTCGGGATCGGAGTTCGAAGTGAACCTCATCCCGCATACGCTGGAGGTGACGACATTGAATGAACTGCAGGTCGGAACGAAGGTGAACCTGGAGATCGACCTGATCGCACGTTATGTCGAACGCATGCTGACAGCTGACGCGAAGTGA
- a CDS encoding MarR family winged helix-turn-helix transcriptional regulator, with product MSRRSKNQLSLQVLKKFRIIFGSVRQHFRDVEQTCGITGSQLWILQEVSKTPDLGVSELAERLSIHQSTCSQLVEKLVARGLIIKERSKIDQRRVGLSLSAEASGILKVAPGPAEGLLPEALQALSESALSSLDDSLVELIGELRMRDDKLADKPLADL from the coding sequence TTGAGCCGACGCAGCAAGAATCAGCTATCACTCCAGGTTTTAAAAAAATTCAGGATCATCTTCGGCTCGGTACGCCAGCATTTCCGCGATGTTGAACAGACATGCGGCATCACGGGTTCGCAACTGTGGATATTGCAGGAAGTCTCAAAGACACCCGACCTGGGCGTTTCAGAACTTGCAGAAAGGCTCTCCATCCACCAGTCCACTTGCAGCCAGCTGGTGGAAAAACTCGTTGCGCGCGGCCTGATCATCAAGGAGCGCAGCAAGATCGATCAACGCAGGGTCGGCCTGAGCTTGAGCGCGGAAGCATCAGGCATACTCAAGGTTGCTCCGGGGCCTGCCGAGGGACTGTTGCCGGAAGCCCTGCAGGCATTGTCCGAATCGGCATTGTCCAGTCTGGACGACTCATTGGTCGAACTGATCGGCGAATTGCGCATGCGGGATGACAAGCTTGCCGACAAGCCTCTGGCTGACTTGTGA
- the nusB gene encoding transcription antitermination factor NusB, whose product MSDAKHSNPAKSMRHRARELAMQGVYEWRLSGKNAKLIENGTRDEKSLGRYDTEFFGQLLNGAIAHHEALSAQIAPHLDRKLDELSPVEYSVLLLGAYELIHHPEVPYRVVINEAVELAKTFGGSDGHKFVNGVLDKLAAEVRATEVAAK is encoded by the coding sequence ATGAGCGACGCCAAACACAGCAACCCGGCCAAAAGCATGCGCCACCGTGCGCGTGAATTGGCCATGCAGGGCGTCTACGAGTGGCGTCTGTCCGGCAAGAATGCGAAGCTGATCGAGAATGGCACGCGCGACGAAAAGAGCCTGGGGCGGTATGACACGGAATTCTTCGGGCAATTGCTTAACGGTGCGATCGCCCACCATGAAGCTTTGTCTGCGCAGATCGCGCCGCATCTGGATCGCAAGCTGGATGAATTGAGTCCCGTAGAATATTCCGTACTGCTGCTGGGCGCGTATGAATTGATTCACCATCCCGAAGTACCCTACCGCGTCGTCATCAACGAAGCGGTGGAATTGGCCAAGACCTTCGGTGGCAGCGACGGACACAAGTTTGTCAACGGCGTGCTGGACAAGCTGGCAGCCGAGGTGCGCGCGACCGAGGTCGCGGCGAAATAA